In the Tenrec ecaudatus isolate mTenEca1 chromosome 16, mTenEca1.hap1, whole genome shotgun sequence genome, one interval contains:
- the LOC142429689 gene encoding large ribosomal subunit protein eL43-like — translation MAKHTKKVGIMGKYGTRYGASPRKMVRNIEIRQHAKYTCSFCSKTKMKRRAVGIWHCGACMKTVAGGAWTYNTTSAVTGTSAIRRLQELKDQ, via the coding sequence ATGGCCAAACACACCAAGAAGGTGGGGATCATGGGCAAATATGGAACCCGTTACGGTGCCTCCCCCAGGAaaatggtgaggaatattgaaatcaGACAACATGCCAAGTACACTTGCTCCTTCTGCAGCAAAACCAAGATGAAGAGACGTGCTGTGGGCATCTGGCACTGCGGTGCCTGCATGAAGACAGTAGCCGGTGGGGCCTGGACCTACAATACCACCTCTGCTGTCACAGGAACGTCTGCCATCAGAAGACTGCAGGAATTGAAGGACCAGTAG